A genomic region of Pseudomonadota bacterium contains the following coding sequences:
- a CDS encoding DUF2490 domain-containing protein: protein MEARSCRRCWLAAGLLALLSPGLAAAETTHSVESWLEAGLGHALPGRFSLALSTQLRLDEHLSRAKSLLPQVELGHRPADWLSFSGGYRFIYERDKRGAFEFGHRLFVDGQLSAKAAKLRLKYRLRFQDEWEWNRDGELQNRPTLRNLVGAKYRLTKRLRPTLSAEHFLALNLLASTPTRKWRLTLGPQLEVWKIELELYYRLEVESEAATTKLTHIIGLGGFLTPWSD, encoded by the coding sequence ATGGAAGCGAGGTCATGCCGGCGCTGCTGGCTCGCCGCAGGGCTGCTCGCCCTGCTCAGCCCGGGCCTCGCCGCCGCTGAGACGACGCACTCCGTCGAAAGCTGGTTAGAGGCCGGCCTCGGTCACGCGCTGCCTGGCCGCTTCAGTCTCGCGCTCTCGACCCAGCTCAGACTGGACGAGCACCTGAGCCGCGCGAAGAGCCTGCTGCCGCAGGTGGAGCTCGGCCACCGCCCGGCCGACTGGCTGAGCTTCTCCGGTGGTTATCGCTTCATCTACGAACGCGACAAGCGTGGCGCCTTCGAGTTCGGCCACCGGCTCTTCGTCGACGGCCAGCTATCGGCGAAGGCGGCCAAGCTCCGCCTCAAGTACCGCCTGCGCTTCCAAGACGAGTGGGAGTGGAATCGCGACGGCGAGCTGCAGAACCGGCCCACCCTCCGCAACCTGGTGGGTGCGAAGTATAGGCTCACCAAGCGCCTTCGGCCGACGCTCTCGGCAGAGCACTTCCTCGCCTTGAACCTGCTCGCCAGCACGCCGACCCGAAAGTGGCGCCTCACCCTCGGGCCGCAGCTCGAGGTCTGGAAGATCGAGCTCGAGCTCTATTACCGGCTCGAAGTCGAGTCGGAAGCGGCCACGACCAAGCTGACGCATATCATCGGTCTTGGCGGCTTCCTCACGCCCTGGAGCGATTGA
- a CDS encoding VTC domain-containing protein has product MTTPRSPNDALHSLRPELLPAPPLQQRPELALLLGYARVGAELAASRALQRRVDTKFLFGRRKLHAVLSDLSSSFELLAPPRAPWGAYASLYFDTRDLMLFHDHRRGRRRRFKVRLRHYHDRALTFLEVKRTQRPGHTDKLRRQVDYGTAQIDGAARRFVDEAIAPSRVALEPTLLVEYRRITLIGRAAVERVTFDLDLRVCWQGEVCSFGEAVIAEVKQPRFCTSSLAMQALRARGAGQARASKYCLGIMALNHGVRAHRLKPRLRALQEVIDG; this is encoded by the coding sequence ATGACGACGCCTCGCTCGCCCAACGACGCGCTTCACAGCCTGCGGCCTGAGCTGCTGCCCGCGCCACCCCTGCAGCAGCGACCCGAGCTCGCCCTGCTCCTTGGCTACGCCCGGGTCGGCGCGGAGCTGGCGGCCTCGCGCGCGCTGCAACGACGCGTGGATACCAAGTTCCTCTTCGGGCGCCGCAAGCTGCACGCGGTGCTGAGCGATCTCTCGTCCTCCTTCGAGTTGCTCGCGCCGCCTCGGGCCCCCTGGGGCGCCTACGCGTCGCTCTACTTCGACACGCGCGACCTGATGCTCTTTCACGACCACCGTCGCGGGCGGCGCCGCCGCTTCAAGGTTCGTCTGCGTCACTACCACGATCGCGCGCTCACCTTCCTCGAGGTGAAGCGGACGCAACGGCCCGGCCATACCGACAAGCTGCGCCGCCAGGTCGACTACGGTACGGCGCAGATCGACGGCGCCGCTCGGCGCTTCGTCGACGAGGCCATCGCGCCTTCGCGGGTCGCGCTCGAGCCCACACTCCTGGTCGAGTACCGGCGCATCACCTTGATCGGCCGCGCGGCAGTGGAGCGCGTGACCTTCGACCTCGACCTGAGGGTCTGCTGGCAGGGAGAGGTCTGCTCCTTCGGCGAGGCCGTGATCGCGGAGGTGAAGCAGCCGCGCTTCTGCACGAGCTCGTTGGCCATGCAGGCCCTGCGCGCCCGTGGCGCCGGCCAGGCGCGCGCGAGCAAGTACTGCCTGGGCATCATGGCGCTGAATCACGGCGTACGTGCCCATCGCCTCAAACCGCGACTGCGCGCCCTGCAGGAGGTCATCGATGGCTGA
- a CDS encoding DUF4956 domain-containing protein has product MAELFGMEHIFDATDFSRLVVRMAFNLFFVWLVIRLVYLRLHARRDFAFSCVMLNIITFAICVLLRKVPVDLGFALGLFAVFGVLRYRTEAIAVRDLTYLFIVLGLAILNAVANKKVSVAELAFINSAIVGLTAVLEYLPFSTKADSRLVVFDKLELLQPGREDELRADLRDRLGIDLLDYRVNSIDLLRDTAELLVTGGCHERRRAGSSRPGGQSAATRDAGRAKP; this is encoded by the coding sequence ATGGCTGAGCTCTTCGGCATGGAACACATCTTCGACGCGACGGACTTCAGCAGGCTCGTCGTCCGGATGGCGTTCAACCTCTTCTTCGTTTGGCTCGTGATCAGGCTCGTGTACCTTCGCTTGCACGCCCGGCGAGACTTCGCGTTCTCGTGCGTCATGCTCAACATCATCACCTTCGCGATCTGCGTGCTGCTGCGCAAGGTCCCCGTCGATCTGGGGTTCGCCCTCGGCTTGTTCGCCGTCTTCGGGGTGCTGCGCTACCGCACCGAAGCGATCGCCGTGCGCGACCTGACCTACCTCTTCATCGTGCTCGGCCTCGCGATTCTCAACGCGGTCGCCAACAAGAAGGTCAGCGTCGCCGAGCTGGCGTTCATCAACAGCGCTATCGTCGGCCTGACAGCCGTCCTCGAGTACCTGCCCTTCTCGACCAAGGCGGACAGCCGGCTCGTCGTCTTCGACAAGCTCGAGCTGCTGCAACCGGGCCGCGAGGACGAGCTTCGCGCGGATCTGCGCGATCGTCTCGGCATCGACCTGCTCGACTACCGCGTCAACAGCATCGACCTGCTTCGCGATACCGCCGAGCTCCTGGTCACCGGGGGTTGCCACGAGCGGCGTAGAGCAGGCTCCAGCCGCCCCGGAGGCCAATCAGCAGCCACGCGTGACGCAGGAAGGGCCAAGCCCTGA